From Caldilineales bacterium, the proteins below share one genomic window:
- a CDS encoding extracellular solute-binding protein: MPFEGVEVNVLTFTGPQIAEPLQRRAPDFQALTGAKVNVTVVPFSDLYQKILTDAATGTNSFDAWVFAPQWMVDYVVPGYVEDLTDRIANDPALEWDDIAPFFRDFSASYGGHIYTIPLDGDFQMVYYRSDLLAQEGLEPPRTWDDYINVAKTFHGKDLNGDGDPDYGSCIAKARGQQSYWFIISVAGAFLQSQGTSQGAFFDTENLTPLVNNEAFGKALDVYAATTQYGPPDELNLNVGDTRSLFTSGRCALSMDWGDIGTLAIDPETSVVQDKVGAVILPGSTQVLDRTTGALADCTPELCPYAEDGVNHAPFAAFGGWSGGVNAAADDKVKDAAYAFFSYMAQPAQANVDVTIGKTGFNPYRTSQFLNRQAWVEAGMSPVAASDYLGAIEASLASPNMVLDLRIPQNQRYQQVVLDQALSQFLAGEITRDEAMQQIFDGWEEITEELGRDGQLEAYRSTLGVTK, from the coding sequence ATGCCCTTCGAAGGCGTTGAGGTCAATGTCCTCACCTTTACCGGCCCGCAGATTGCCGAACCCTTGCAGCGCCGCGCTCCCGACTTTCAGGCTCTGACCGGCGCCAAAGTAAACGTGACGGTGGTGCCTTTCAGCGATCTCTACCAAAAGATCCTGACCGACGCCGCCACCGGCACCAATTCGTTCGATGCCTGGGTATTCGCGCCGCAGTGGATGGTCGATTATGTCGTGCCGGGCTATGTCGAGGATCTCACGGACCGCATCGCCAACGACCCAGCCCTGGAATGGGACGACATCGCCCCCTTCTTCCGCGATTTCAGCGCCTCCTACGGCGGCCACATCTACACCATCCCCCTGGATGGCGACTTCCAGATGGTCTACTATCGCAGCGATCTGCTGGCGCAGGAAGGCCTGGAGCCACCCAGAACCTGGGACGACTACATCAACGTCGCCAAGACGTTCCACGGCAAAGACCTCAATGGCGATGGCGATCCCGACTACGGCTCTTGTATCGCCAAAGCCCGCGGCCAACAATCCTACTGGTTCATCATCTCGGTGGCAGGGGCCTTCTTGCAGAGCCAGGGGACCAGTCAAGGCGCCTTCTTCGACACCGAGAACCTGACGCCATTGGTCAACAACGAGGCCTTTGGCAAGGCACTGGATGTTTATGCCGCGACGACTCAGTATGGCCCGCCGGACGAACTCAACCTCAATGTTGGTGACACCCGTAGCCTTTTCACCTCCGGTCGTTGCGCTCTTTCGATGGACTGGGGCGACATCGGCACCCTGGCTATCGACCCAGAAACCTCGGTCGTCCAGGACAAGGTGGGCGCTGTCATTTTGCCTGGCTCCACCCAGGTGCTGGACCGAACTACCGGCGCGCTGGCCGATTGCACGCCCGAGCTCTGCCCTTACGCCGAGGACGGCGTCAACCATGCCCCATTCGCCGCCTTTGGCGGTTGGTCGGGCGGCGTCAATGCCGCCGCCGATGACAAGGTGAAGGACGCTGCCTACGCCTTCTTCTCCTACATGGCCCAACCGGCGCAGGCCAACGTCGATGTAACCATCGGCAAGACCGGCTTCAACCCCTATCGCACCTCGCAATTCCTCAACCGCCAGGCATGGGTCGAGGCAGGCATGAGCCCCGTCGCCGCCAGCGACTACTTGGGCGCCATCGAAGCCAGCCTGGCCAGTCCGAACATGGTGCTTGACCTGCGCATCCCGCAGAATCAGCGCTACCAGCAGGTCGTGCTCGACCAGGCGCTCAGCCAGTTCCTGGCCGGCGAGATCACCCGCGACGAAGCCATGCAACAGATATTCGATGGCTGGGAGGAAATTACCGAAGAACTGGGGCGCGATGGCCAACTGGAAGCCTATCGTAGTACGTTGGGTGTGACGAAGTAA
- a CDS encoding methyltransferase domain-containing protein yields the protein MEEQQTVIEAFSTLAPAYEQTVDHELRLFWGIGYRDFVDRLLSWVEIDAAESVLDVATGTGVIPLALAGRSQRPASIIGLDITPSMLARGRQALAEHAAVVDLVCGSGMEMPFAPAAFDLAICCLGTHHMNVPRLLAEMARVLRPGGRLVMADVCATRFWRSPLGGIMLRLLLFFYTWSLRFSRRRGVEAVGLSMSRERAQAEIDSFANIRTATEWRQLLAETGFVQIETQEITALRRLYPGGLIMRATRKAG from the coding sequence GTGGAAGAACAACAGACCGTCATCGAAGCCTTTTCTACGCTTGCGCCCGCCTACGAACAAACCGTCGATCACGAATTACGTCTCTTCTGGGGCATCGGTTATCGCGACTTCGTCGATCGCCTGTTGAGCTGGGTGGAGATCGACGCGGCAGAGTCGGTGTTGGATGTCGCCACTGGCACCGGGGTCATCCCCCTGGCCCTGGCCGGACGGTCGCAGCGCCCGGCCAGCATCATCGGCCTGGACATCACGCCGTCGATGCTGGCGCGCGGGCGCCAGGCGCTGGCCGAGCACGCTGCTGTCGTCGATCTGGTCTGCGGGTCGGGGATGGAGATGCCCTTTGCCCCGGCCGCCTTCGATCTGGCGATCTGCTGCCTGGGGACGCACCACATGAACGTGCCCCGCCTGCTGGCCGAGATGGCGCGCGTGCTCAGGCCCGGCGGCAGGCTGGTGATGGCCGATGTCTGCGCCACCCGATTCTGGCGTTCGCCCCTGGGAGGGATCATGTTGCGCCTGCTGCTGTTCTTCTACACCTGGTCGTTACGCTTCTCGCGCCGGCGCGGGGTCGAGGCCGTGGGCCTGAGCATGAGCCGCGAACGGGCGCAAGCCGAGATCGACTCCTTTGCCAATATCAGAACGGCGACGGAATGGCGCCAGCTGCTGGCCGAGACGGGCTTCGTCCAGATCGAGACCCAGGAGATCACCGCCCTGCGACGCCTCTATCCCGGCGGCCTGATCATGCGCGCCACCCGCAAGGCCGGCTGA
- a CDS encoding carbohydrate ABC transporter permease encodes MTVSYLLLGLWTLIVLFPIYWLVVTSLKLPVDVNTGPFYVPGADFKPSLHAWKYVLVGDLKNDTLRPYLNTVIVSSTSAVLALLLGTAAAYGLTRFNYQPRLGVIGLFILCLALVMLLIVAGAPWQLALVVAAAVFVLMIQTIGRRFRRALGNNDIAFWLISQRMLPPVAVIIPIYILFQQLDMLDTRSALVITYVSANLPIVIWLMRDYFQTIPIELEECAAIDGASRYRIFWAIVLPLAIPGLVATFLFILVFCWNEYLLALFLSGADAQTLPLTVAAQNNTRGPQWWYMSVLILIMIVPVIVIAILLERYIARGLLVGAVKG; translated from the coding sequence ATGACCGTTTCCTACCTTCTGCTCGGGCTGTGGACACTCATCGTCCTGTTTCCTATCTACTGGCTTGTCGTCACCTCTCTAAAGCTCCCGGTCGATGTCAACACCGGCCCCTTCTATGTCCCAGGCGCTGACTTCAAACCTTCGCTGCACGCCTGGAAGTATGTGTTGGTCGGCGATCTGAAGAACGACACCTTGCGTCCCTATCTCAACACCGTCATCGTCTCCTCCACCAGCGCCGTTCTAGCTTTGCTGCTGGGTACAGCTGCCGCTTATGGTCTGACGCGTTTCAACTACCAGCCCCGGCTTGGCGTGATTGGGCTCTTCATCCTCTGCCTGGCCCTGGTTATGTTGCTGATCGTGGCTGGCGCGCCCTGGCAGCTGGCCCTGGTGGTGGCGGCGGCCGTGTTTGTGCTCATGATCCAGACAATCGGTAGGCGATTCCGGCGTGCGCTTGGCAATAACGACATCGCCTTCTGGTTGATCTCGCAACGGATGTTGCCGCCGGTGGCAGTCATCATCCCCATCTACATCCTCTTTCAGCAGCTCGACATGCTGGACACCCGCTCGGCCCTGGTCATCACCTATGTCTCGGCCAACCTTCCTATCGTCATCTGGCTGATGCGCGATTACTTCCAAACCATCCCCATCGAGCTAGAAGAATGCGCAGCCATCGACGGGGCTTCGCGCTACCGTATCTTCTGGGCCATCGTCCTCCCGCTGGCTATACCGGGTCTGGTCGCCACTTTCCTGTTCATCCTCGTCTTTTGTTGGAACGAGTACCTGCTCGCCCTCTTCCTCTCCGGCGCCGATGCCCAGACCCTGCCGCTGACCGTGGCCGCCCAGAACAATACCCGCGGCCCACAATGGTGGTACATGTCGGTGCTCATTCTGATCATGATCGTCCCGGTTATTGTTATTGCCATCCTTCTGGAGCGCTACATCGCGCGCGGCCTACTGGTAGGCGCGGTCAAGGGCTAA
- a CDS encoding DUF4058 family protein has translation MKPSPFPGMDPYLEAPDIWPDVHSRLMNIFAEQLAPALSPTYLAELETHLVIDRGGAGDDRFAARPDVGVTRLNEPALVYAVPQPSLAAPLRWRLPQAPTRIVTIFIRERRNRKLVTVIELLSPVNKRQGEGRDDYLAKRDATLHSTVHLVEVDLLRAYPRMPFDEPPPPSDYLVMVHRAGDQEACDIWPISVRQALPLIPVPLLSPDPDTPLDMGQALRTAYERARYDLRLDYSQPPTPPLADEDAAWAAWLLAQPAPEPQA, from the coding sequence ATGAAACCCTCGCCCTTCCCCGGCATGGACCCCTACCTGGAAGCGCCCGACATCTGGCCGGATGTTCACAGCCGCCTGATGAACATCTTCGCCGAGCAACTGGCGCCGGCGCTGTCGCCCACCTATCTGGCCGAACTGGAGACGCATTTGGTCATCGACCGCGGCGGCGCGGGCGACGACCGCTTCGCCGCCCGCCCGGACGTGGGTGTGACCAGGCTGAACGAACCGGCGCTCGTCTATGCCGTTCCCCAGCCATCGCTGGCCGCGCCCCTGCGCTGGCGGCTGCCCCAGGCGCCCACGCGCATCGTCACCATCTTTATCCGCGAGCGCCGGAACCGGAAGCTGGTGACGGTGATCGAACTGTTATCGCCGGTCAATAAACGCCAGGGTGAAGGCCGCGACGATTACCTGGCCAAGCGAGACGCTACTCTGCACTCGACCGTCCACCTGGTGGAGGTCGACCTCCTGCGCGCTTACCCGCGTATGCCGTTCGACGAACCGCCGCCGCCTTCCGATTATCTGGTGATGGTGCACCGCGCCGGCGACCAGGAGGCGTGCGACATCTGGCCGATCTCTGTGCGCCAGGCTCTGCCCCTCATCCCCGTCCCCCTGCTGTCGCCCGACCCGGACACGCCCCTGGACATGGGGCAGGCCCTGCGCACGGCCTACGAGCGGGCGCGCTACGATCTGCGCCTCGACTACAGCCAGCCGCCCACGCCGCCGCTGGCCGATGAGGATGCGGCCTGGGCCGCCTGGCTGCTGGCGCAGCCCGCCCCCGAACCGCAAGCGTGA
- a CDS encoding sugar ABC transporter permease: MSLAQPAESSPQTSVQARQRLGARLEAISSSVFIWPAVLLVLVLSIFPLLISLYLSFSRFKFVKGGFQVTWVGLANYRKLLVGSQQEHFLGKFGMPSLTGWLAFGLVLLAIAWGLVRFIRSPRFSRFGLILRVLAAIIGLSFVWLLMRTLSLGGRPGALVVTWFYVFAGITVQYLLGLGLALLVTQPLPGRRFFRVVFLLPMMITPVGIAYMFRMLTDTDKGPFQPIWQALGLGLYSWVNDPWGARIAVLIGDIWQWTPFMFIVLLAALEGQSIEQREAAVVDGASRWQVFQSITFPQIIPVSLTVILIRLIEAFKIVDLPNVLTNGGPGTATESLTLFSFISWRTLDLGGSAAIAYSLLVVVTFIAMVFVNLIRRRFEERTVL; this comes from the coding sequence ATGTCACTTGCACAACCGGCCGAATCCAGCCCGCAGACCTCGGTTCAGGCCAGGCAACGCCTGGGAGCCCGGCTCGAAGCCATCTCGAGCAGCGTGTTCATATGGCCTGCGGTTCTGTTGGTGCTCGTCCTGTCGATCTTCCCGCTGCTCATTTCGCTCTATCTCTCATTTAGCCGCTTCAAGTTCGTCAAAGGTGGGTTTCAGGTCACATGGGTGGGGTTGGCCAACTATCGCAAGCTGTTGGTAGGCAGTCAACAAGAGCACTTCCTGGGCAAGTTCGGCATGCCCTCACTCACCGGCTGGCTGGCGTTTGGTCTCGTGCTCCTTGCCATAGCCTGGGGCCTGGTGCGGTTCATTCGTAGCCCACGCTTCAGCCGCTTCGGTCTCATTCTACGCGTCCTGGCTGCCATCATCGGCCTATCATTCGTTTGGCTGTTGATGCGCACCCTCAGTCTTGGCGGCCGGCCCGGCGCCCTGGTGGTGACATGGTTCTATGTCTTCGCTGGCATCACCGTCCAGTATCTGCTGGGGCTGGGGCTGGCCCTGCTCGTCACACAGCCGCTGCCGGGCCGCCGCTTCTTCCGCGTGGTCTTCTTGCTGCCGATGATGATCACCCCGGTGGGCATCGCCTACATGTTCCGTATGCTCACCGACACCGACAAAGGCCCCTTCCAACCCATCTGGCAGGCTCTCGGTTTGGGACTCTATTCATGGGTCAACGATCCCTGGGGCGCGCGCATCGCCGTGCTCATCGGTGACATCTGGCAGTGGACGCCGTTCATGTTCATCGTCCTGCTGGCGGCGCTGGAGGGCCAGTCCATTGAGCAGCGCGAAGCAGCGGTAGTCGATGGCGCCAGTCGCTGGCAGGTCTTTCAGAGCATCACCTTCCCGCAGATCATCCCCGTCAGCCTGACTGTCATCCTCATCCGCTTGATCGAAGCCTTCAAGATCGTCGATCTCCCGAACGTACTCACCAACGGGGGGCCAGGTACGGCCACCGAATCGCTGACCCTTTTCTCCTTCATCTCCTGGCGCACGCTCGATTTGGGCGGATCGGCGGCCATTGCCTACAGCCTGTTAGTCGTTGTAACGTTCATCGCCATGGTTTTTGTCAATCTCATTCGTCGTCGCTTCGAAGAACGAACTGTGCTATGA
- a CDS encoding GH3 auxin-responsive promoter family protein, translating to MTKDIVGLLRQGRHDEIWNRYCGFLDLSLEEFMQVQKRLLNEQIERVGRSTLGQHILGQAVTTIEDFRATAPLTTYADYEPYLGERRDDALAMKPHIWAHTSGRSGRFKLVPFSREMFDRAGERIMTAVILSMAHERGEVKLEEQDVLLYNTPPHPYASGISLLSLSEHFPFHFVPSLDQTQSMSFQERLELSFQTAMVTGIDMLGSITSVLIKMGERFASGGGSARLSRQMLHPKAMWRVGRALVRSRMAGRAMLPKDLWKVKGILCGGTDTSLYKQRIEDYWGIMPHEIYASTEAGVITALQAWDRKGLYFLPDVVFLEFIPEAEWMRERQEPSFKPATIMLDEVRPGQRYELVITSLGGGPFLRYRMGDLVRFLGLHNPETGIRLPSMTIAGRADGLIDIASFTGLMDEPMFWGAIHSTGLAYEDWTVRKEIDANGPFIHLYLELKEPTPAEQARMQIHEQLKQANPFYADLESMLEVNPLRLTLLKPGAFRAYALEKQAQGADLGHLKPSHMNVSDAIIATLLRLSASIP from the coding sequence ATGACGAAAGACATTGTTGGGCTTCTACGCCAGGGCCGCCACGACGAAATCTGGAACCGCTACTGCGGCTTCCTCGACCTGAGCCTGGAAGAATTCATGCAGGTGCAAAAGCGACTGCTGAACGAACAGATCGAGCGCGTCGGTCGTTCCACCCTCGGCCAGCACATCCTCGGCCAGGCCGTGACGACGATCGAAGATTTCAGGGCCACGGCGCCGCTGACCACCTATGCCGATTACGAGCCTTATCTGGGCGAGCGCCGCGACGATGCTCTCGCCATGAAACCGCACATTTGGGCGCACACCTCCGGTCGGTCTGGCCGCTTCAAATTGGTTCCGTTCAGTCGCGAAATGTTCGACCGCGCTGGCGAACGCATCATGACCGCCGTCATCCTGTCGATGGCGCACGAACGCGGCGAAGTCAAGCTGGAGGAACAGGACGTCCTGCTCTACAACACGCCGCCCCACCCCTATGCCAGCGGCATCTCGTTGCTGAGCCTGAGCGAGCACTTTCCTTTCCATTTCGTGCCCTCACTCGATCAGACGCAATCGATGTCCTTCCAGGAGCGATTGGAATTGAGTTTTCAAACGGCGATGGTCACCGGCATCGATATGCTCGGTTCGATCACATCCGTCCTGATCAAGATGGGCGAGCGCTTCGCCAGCGGTGGGGGGAGCGCCCGCCTTTCGCGACAGATGCTCCACCCCAAGGCGATGTGGCGGGTGGGAAGGGCGCTGGTGCGCAGCCGCATGGCCGGGCGGGCGATGTTGCCCAAGGACCTGTGGAAGGTCAAAGGCATCCTCTGCGGCGGCACCGACACTTCGCTTTACAAACAGCGCATCGAAGACTACTGGGGCATCATGCCACACGAGATCTACGCCTCGACCGAGGCCGGCGTCATCACCGCCCTGCAAGCCTGGGACCGCAAGGGCCTCTATTTTCTGCCCGATGTCGTCTTCCTGGAATTCATCCCCGAAGCTGAGTGGATGCGCGAGCGACAGGAGCCTTCGTTCAAGCCAGCCACCATCATGTTGGACGAAGTTCGGCCCGGGCAACGTTATGAATTGGTGATCACCAGCCTGGGCGGCGGGCCTTTCCTCCGCTATCGCATGGGTGATCTCGTCCGCTTCCTGGGTCTTCATAACCCTGAAACCGGCATCCGCCTGCCCTCGATGACCATCGCCGGGCGCGCCGATGGCCTGATCGACATTGCCAGCTTTACCGGGCTGATGGATGAACCCATGTTCTGGGGAGCCATCCACAGCACCGGGCTGGCTTACGAAGACTGGACGGTGCGTAAGGAAATCGATGCCAACGGCCCCTTCATCCACCTCTACCTCGAACTGAAAGAGCCGACGCCGGCCGAACAGGCCCGCATGCAGATCCACGAACAACTCAAGCAAGCCAATCCCTTCTATGCCGACCTGGAATCGATGTTGGAAGTCAACCCCCTGCGGCTGACGCTTCTGAAACCGGGCGCCTTCCGCGCCTATGCGCTGGAAAAGCAGGCGCAGGGCGCCGACCTGGGGCATCTGAAACCGTCGCACATGAATGTCTCCGACGCCATCATTGCCACACTGCTGCGTCTGAGCGCCTCGATCCCGTAG
- the xylB gene encoding xylulokinase: protein MAGWLILAHDLGTTGDKATLFDRDGRVAATAFAAYPTSFARPNWAEQDPAHWQEALVAATRQLLAEARVPAEEVAVVSFSGHMNGALVVDEAGTPLRPAILWADQRAAAQAEFIRQRCGDEETYRLTGNRISPAYTAAKLLWIKDNQPGIYRRIHKLVQAKDYAAFLLTGVLATDFSDASLTQLFDLGERCWAGPLLDRLELDPALLPPVFPSAHVIGGVTKAAAEATGLRPGTPVVIGGGDGACATVGAGAVRTGDSYNYLGSSAWLALATDRPLLDPKQRTFNLCHLDPTLNVALGAMQAAGAAFDWFGRLLAAVGQSEPDYQALDDAAAPVPAGSRGLLFLPYLLGERSPHWNPLARGAFVGLSMAHGRAEMARAVMEGVAFNLRHILDILRGQGAEATAMRLIGGGGKSALWRRILAGVYGLPVEQIGLSAQATSLGAAIAGGVGVGLFPAYTIARSLAPVAALQPPDLQASYQAIYPLFEQTYLALEPIFGRLAELTP, encoded by the coding sequence ATGGCAGGATGGTTGATCCTTGCCCACGACCTGGGCACCACCGGCGACAAAGCCACCCTCTTCGACCGCGACGGGCGGGTGGCGGCCACGGCTTTCGCCGCCTATCCCACCAGCTTCGCCCGTCCCAACTGGGCCGAACAGGACCCCGCCCACTGGCAAGAGGCGCTGGTCGCGGCCACCCGGCAACTACTGGCCGAAGCCAGGGTCCCTGCTGAAGAGGTGGCCGTCGTCAGCTTCAGCGGCCACATGAACGGCGCCCTGGTGGTGGATGAAGCCGGGACGCCCCTGCGCCCGGCCATCCTCTGGGCCGACCAGCGCGCCGCCGCCCAGGCCGAATTCATCCGCCAGCGCTGCGGCGACGAAGAAACCTACCGACTGACCGGCAACCGCATCAGCCCGGCCTACACCGCCGCCAAACTGCTCTGGATCAAGGACAACCAGCCGGGCATCTACCGCCGCATCCACAAGCTGGTGCAGGCCAAGGACTACGCCGCCTTCCTCCTCACAGGCGTCCTCGCCACCGATTTCTCCGACGCCTCACTCACCCAGCTTTTCGACCTGGGCGAACGCTGTTGGGCGGGGCCGCTGCTCGACCGCCTGGAACTCGACCCGGCCCTGCTCCCGCCCGTCTTTCCTTCTGCCCACGTCATCGGCGGGGTGACAAAAGCAGCCGCCGAAGCGACGGGTTTGCGGCCGGGCACGCCAGTGGTGATCGGCGGCGGCGATGGGGCCTGCGCCACCGTGGGGGCCGGGGCCGTGCGCACCGGTGATAGCTACAACTACCTGGGGTCCTCGGCCTGGCTGGCGCTGGCCACCGACCGGCCGCTGCTGGATCCGAAGCAGCGCACCTTCAACCTCTGCCACCTTGACCCTACCCTGAACGTCGCCCTGGGTGCGATGCAGGCCGCCGGCGCCGCCTTCGACTGGTTCGGGCGCCTGCTGGCCGCCGTAGGGCAAAGCGAGCCAGACTACCAGGCCCTGGACGATGCCGCCGCACCCGTCCCGGCCGGCAGCCGTGGCCTGCTCTTCCTGCCCTACCTGTTGGGCGAGCGCAGCCCGCACTGGAATCCATTGGCGCGCGGGGCCTTCGTGGGTCTGAGCATGGCGCACGGCCGGGCCGAGATGGCGCGAGCGGTCATGGAGGGCGTGGCCTTCAACCTGCGCCACATCCTCGACATCCTGCGCGGTCAGGGCGCAGAGGCGACGGCGATGCGACTGATCGGCGGCGGCGGCAAGAGCGCCCTCTGGCGGCGCATCCTGGCCGGGGTCTACGGTCTGCCGGTCGAACAGATCGGTCTCTCGGCCCAGGCCACCTCGCTGGGCGCAGCCATCGCCGGCGGGGTCGGCGTCGGCCTTTTCCCCGCCTACACCATCGCCCGCTCCCTGGCGCCTGTCGCCGCCCTCCAGCCCCCCGACCTGCAGGCGAGCTACCAGGCCATCTACCCCCTGTTCGAACAAACCTACCTGGCCCTGGAACCCATCTTTGGCCGGCTGGCCGAGCTGACCCCATGA
- a CDS encoding RNA methyltransferase — protein MSQPSLNHITIVLLEPRNPDNIGGVARAMMNMGLTRLRLVRPLSYEPERLSAAAHRSQDFQAGIEIYDDLGAALADCNLVAAASSRFRRLSPRLATPRQLAPALLDHTRSGFPAILFGREDFGLPNEIVDQAHYQLVIPADPAYPSLNLAQAVLLVAYELRQAALDERAVLPDQTDPADPPATEAELTAAIDSLHAALEDFAFYKPGQEPAKRIKLGRLLRRAEPTSSEAGLIRAMGYVLGRAAKGQG, from the coding sequence ATGAGCCAACCCTCCCTGAACCACATCACCATCGTCCTGCTGGAGCCGCGCAACCCCGACAACATCGGCGGCGTGGCGCGGGCGATGATGAACATGGGCCTGACCCGGCTGCGGCTGGTGCGGCCACTCAGCTACGAACCCGAACGCCTTTCGGCGGCGGCGCATCGCAGCCAGGACTTTCAGGCCGGGATCGAGATCTACGACGACCTGGGGGCCGCCCTGGCCGATTGCAACCTGGTGGCGGCGGCCAGCAGCCGCTTTCGCCGTCTCAGCCCACGCCTGGCCACCCCGCGCCAGCTGGCCCCGGCCCTCCTCGACCACACGCGCAGCGGTTTCCCGGCCATCCTCTTTGGCCGCGAGGACTTTGGCCTGCCCAACGAGATCGTCGATCAGGCCCACTACCAGCTCGTCATCCCCGCCGACCCCGCCTACCCCAGCCTGAACCTGGCCCAGGCGGTGCTGTTGGTGGCCTACGAACTACGGCAGGCGGCGCTGGACGAGCGCGCCGTCCTGCCCGACCAGACCGACCCCGCCGACCCGCCCGCTACCGAGGCCGAACTGACCGCCGCCATCGACTCGCTGCACGCGGCGCTGGAGGACTTCGCCTTCTACAAGCCAGGGCAGGAGCCGGCTAAACGGATCAAGCTGGGGCGGCTGCTGCGGCGGGCCGAGCCAACCTCCTCCGAGGCGGGATTGATCCGGGCGATGGGCTATGTGTTGGGGCGGGCGGCGAAGGGGCAGGGGTAG